TCGTTCCGCCATCTTGTTCGTcttcctgttcttcttcttcttctactgtgaGTGAGCCGTGAGTTGTAAAGCTGCTTCAGTGTGTTTACCGCCGCCTATAACGACAGAGCACACACCACCTCCCGTGATGCTATCAGGAGCTGAAGCATTGTGtctgtaaacaaatacaaatgacagGTTTGGTCTTAGTCTTATGAgattgaaattatatttttagatcaagtattttttattaaaaattatatttcgTTTTCTTAATGGTTCATTaacataatttacatttttacatgaatGGAACACAATTGGTGTTAAAGTAAGAGATTAATCATAAATCAATGTTAGTTGTACAGTATGTCCATATCAACTTTATGAgcttgaaattaaataaaacaaaaataattaaaagtaaatcaaaTGTATTCTTACTACAACATTTGTAAAAACATCATTACATATAAATAGTAATACTCCAAATTAAAGTCATagaataaacttttttttgagAACAAATATTTATGGAACTGTTACTAATCAGAAGATAACCGATAAAGAAAACGCATTAAGTTTAAACTATCTTGACAACAAACTTGATTtggtttatgtttttgttatgttgGTACTTGGAGGGCGTAATTTGGTAGTTGACCATTAGATGGTAGTGAATCACCATAAGCCGTCTTGTCTTCcggaaacaaacagaagaagaagtttaGCGTGTCGTCGCCGTGTAGTGACGTCATCCGACTGAGTGACCGAGAGCTGTCTGACATGTTGAAAGAAGAAACGTGCTGGCAGATTTAAAGATGAATTTAGCGGCTTTAGTGAACAGCCTTAGATGCTCTTTGCTGCGCATCGAGAGCAGGCTCCTGCAGGCGGCGGGATTCGACCCTCATCTGGGTGAGTTCACCGCCTGGAGCTCTGGACATTCACATCAGCTAACGGATCAGTGACAAGAGAAGATGCATgttggtgtttttatttctcctgtATGCAGCTCCGGCTCTGGCAGTCAACGGTCCCAGCTTCCTGCCTCAGCTCCAGcctcaggaggagcaggagcagcccTCTGCTCTGCAGGACAGTATCATGTGGATGGCAGCACCCAAGAAGAGACGAACCATAGAGGTCAACCGCACTAGGAGGAGAGCTGACAGCAATCTCCTGAAAGTTAAGGTACACAAGACTCGGGCTTGAGCTAGAGCTCCTAAAAGAGGCTCCACCCACTCATAATTCAATTTGTTTAGAGTACAAACAGAAGGAACCCTACAGAGTATAATGGTGTTCATAGCAACGTGCTTAGATGGTGTACAGTATGTCCATGCACAGAGTGTATATACACCATTAGTCAAATGTTTGAGAACACCCACATTTCAAGGTGAGATTTTACTCGTGTGTATTGGAATATCAGCAAGCCTAAGTCCCCTGAATatccttaaagggatagttcactcaaAAATGAAGCATCACTCATTATgaactcaccactatgccgatggggGGGGCTAGTTGGAGTGTTTGTggcttgtttatttttaagcTATATAGTATGCAAAGCACTTTAAGCTGTATTTCTTAtatgaaaggtgctatacaaataaagtttattattattttattatatctgTGGCAATTCTGAGCGGGCAATTAAGGTTATAACAAAAATTCAAGATAAACTAAACTGTTGTATTTAGGACCCCTGTTGTTAAATGTGACTGATGATGCACATTAATTCATTAGCACTTACATCATTTTGGAATAAAGGTATCAGTACACCTCTAATTTATCACAATAATCCACTAAATTTGATCTTTTGAGACTAAGTTTGTACAGAAGTTGTTCAAGAACTGCATTTATCAGTGTTGGGGATCAAGCTGAGAGTTAATGAGGAAACAGGAGTCGTAAACGAAAGACCTGGGTGTTTATTTACTGTTGTCCTGACATATCTTGATCCACATCTTCACTCTCTttcttgctctttctctctcgctatCTCTCTCAGACAAACATCGAGCCGTGCTCAGAGTGTGGTCACTTGAAGCAGAAACACATCCTGTGCGGCGTCTGCTACTCCAAGGTGTGCAAGGAGACCGGTCGGATTCGTCAACAGATCCAAGCAATGGAAGGAGGCCCGCTGAGGGTGCCCACAATGGAGTCGGTGGTGCTGTATGAGGGCGAGACACCAAGCCAGCAGGACAAAGACAAGAGGATAGTGGAGAGGGCCAGGAAGAGGCCGGCCTGGTTCAGCTCATGATGTCTTTTTTGATACAGTGAATGGCACATTTTGTCCTGGCTGTTATTCAGTAAACGAATAACTAATATAATTCATCAGAGGAGATACAGTTTTTCTTCAATCTGAGACAATGCTTTATCATGAATGTgttggtggaaaaaaaaatctaaaatttaGATACAACTACAGTCTTTGGAGTTTGTGCAGCAGGACATCATTGATccttttgtgttattgtttgtcaGACTTGATGGCAGTCTGAGAGAAATTTACtgtaaatttgaatgtgtgatAATAAAGCCATTGTTTGACTAAAGTCATTTTATGTTTGTTACTTCTTTACGTTTTAAATAATAAGTGAGCTCTAGTAATGGCTGCATTAGTAAAACTAGAATGACTCTCAGCAGAGCGCATACCTCAGTCAGGGCCCAGGGTTCTTCTTCAATTCAACCAgactgcaccaaattacacacacgcacagacataagtcacataaatattaattttttcttcaacatcCATAAATGATTTCTTCAGAGACAAGTAAAAATGTCAATTAAAACAACTACTTGGAAAGTAATACAAATTTTGGATCCGCACCAAGATTTAGTGGGATCTCCCCTGACCCATACAATATTCTTCCACCAAGGCTCGTGgtaaaacagtttttgtgtaGTGCTGCAACTAGcagacaaatgcagatgaaaacaacctccttggtgaaggtaatgAAAGTGAAGTTTACATATTGATATTTCCCACACCATCTTCATCAACCACCTGTCTGACCACCTCTGCATCACTGGTAAAGCTCTTCCTTGGATCCAGTGCTACCTCTCCTACAGGATCCAGTTGTCAATATCAGAAACTCCTGCTCCTTCCTAGCACCAGTCGACCTTGGCGTTCCTCAAGGCTCTGTTCTTGGCCTCTTCACAATATACATGCTACCACTTGGTCAGATTGTCCATCACCATGGACTACTGTTAAGCTGAGGACACTCATCTATATCTCAGCACCAAACCCTCCACCCAACTTCCCCCACAGTCCCTTTTCAACTGCCTCCATGGCATTAAATTCTGGATGTCAACCAGTCTTCTCTAACTTAACAGCAGTTAAACAGAGCTCTTGGTTGTGGCTCCCAAGGGCCTCCTCCAGAGGGTGGGTGACTTGCTTATCACTAGAGGGCTATACGATCTGCTCATCCTGTGATGTCCGCAACCTGGGAGTTATCCTGGACTCCACCCCTAATTTTTTAATCCCACATCAAGTCTGTCACCAAAAACTGCCATCCACCACCTCAAAAACATCTCAAGACTGCAACCCTAACTTTCAAACTCTGTTGCTGAAATGCTCATCCATGCCCTTATCCCCTCCTGCCTGGACAACTGCAATGGAGTTCTGTTTGGGGTTCACAACAGACCCCTGGAAAGACCCCAGTACATGCAGAACTCAGGGTTCTCACCTTTTCTAAGCCCTGGCAACACATCCAACCCTCATCCATCTTCACTAGCTTTCAGTTAAATCCTGGGGTGAGTCCAACATACCCACTGCCTAAGTCACACAACCATGCACCCTCTGATTCAGTTTTACACAGCAAATGTGTTTGACTCCCACCTCTCCTTTACTTTGTCCatcataacaaaaataaaaacagtatcTGGGCGCACAGCTGTTCAACTCAAGACTCTTTCTTTGTAAAATCGAACTCTCTTTATTAAAGTGATGCATTCGGcgggcttttactttgaatgtAGTGTTGACAAGAATTTGTCACTCATAAACATCGGTTTTTGTAGCGCTCAGCATGAATCTGGCCAAGGTACTTGAATGGCTTTGGATGAATGTATCGGATTACTGCTGTGAGTTAGTGATCTGTTCAGCTGTCTCTTTCCTGCAACATGTGAGAGACATCTGATGACTGGGAAGAAATTAACTCTGAAGTAATGACGTGACCACTGGATCCATCTTAATCAAACAGATTAGTCATTTTATACTTCTGtcaacacgcacgcacacatgcgcGCGCatgcacaccacacacacacacacacacacaaacacacacacacacacacacacacacacacacacacacacacacacacacacacacacacacagggtaagTTCGACCTTACTTTGTTCTATGAAGTCAGTGAGGATTCACACTCAACTTTCATCTGGATCCATGTGGTCGGCTCACGTCATGGAAAGAACTGAAGCtccatttcaaatgaaaaccaaCCTTCAGGATGTTTTGCGTGAGGACATTCACTAGATTCACCACAATGTGATTCAGACgagtaaaaatagaaacaagACTTGATATTTAAGACGttgccaacacacacaaatctcagACTACTTGAtaactcagagacacacacattggcgaggacacattctttttttatgagattttttataaaaatatcaagTAGGATTTAGGTGAGAAAGTGAAAAGAGGGCCTTTCTGGTGCAGACGGACAAACTGACGTCCACGCtcttgacacaaacacaccatgcaCTGTGTTAGCAGAGGAGGCTGCTACCTGGTGAATTCCCACTGTGATATTCACGAGGACAACCAGTGGAGGAAGGAGAGCCTCCAAGCATGTTGGCTGAGCCTGATTATTGAAACAAGACCACAATACAAGTAGGTTGATCTCCTATGAAATTCAGCTTTATTCTGTCCATTATGAAGTTTGTTTGGCATTTGTAGATTTGCATGGTCCAGTGTTCAGTATGATGTGGTATGAAGCAGAACAGCAGCAGTTTTCAACCGTACTTTGTGTCAATCACTCTTTGCCAAAATTGATCTTGTTGATTCTGCTTTACTTTGGTTGAAAATTACTCTTCATAACCTGATTGTGATGCAGGTCTATACGTCAGCTATGGATATAAAATATTTCAGGGACACATTCATGTATGTCCCGTGGAATCATTGCACACTTAGGTGTGTGGAAAACAAGACCAAAAAAATGTCTTGGAAAGATATTAGACATTTATTGAAAGTATTTTCACCATGTCAACACAGAATACGACAATTTTGATCATTTTGGTGGGTGAATCTAAAAACCTTTCAAGAATCCCATGGCAGTAAAACACTTTAGACGTTTGATGAGGTCATAAATCCTACCAACATCAGAATCGCATCTAACCAAGAGCAGTAAAGCAGCAGTTTTACAGAGTTTAAAAATCATCAGTCTGGTGTTTGTATTATGTTCCAGGCTGAAACTGTCGGAGACAGATAACGTCCGCAGAGAGAGTTATAAGCTCCAACAGGTGGTGCACTTCATGGTCCAGAGGGGCCCCAGTCAGACAGTGATGCTGGGGACTCTCAACGGAGCTACGAAAGAGCACCACCTACCTGTCCTCCACACCGGCAGGGACCCAGGCCCTGCCAGAGCCTCCTCTGGCTGCACAGTGGAACAGCCAGCCACACAAGAGCAGGTGAAAGATGAGTTGAACAAGCAGGAAGTGACTGACACAACTCAGGTCCTCAGAAAGCCAATCAGAGTGAACTTCAGAGCTTCCAGCCTGATGTCCTCTCCAAGAGAAAACTCTCATCGGGCGCAGAGGAGGGAGTGAAACAAGGAGGTGAAGCTGAAGGAACATCGGAAACTGTGGCTTAAAAATTACAACATAACATTTTCTCTTGTTGTTCACTTGCTGGTATCTGTACGTTAACATTTGCTTTAACGTTGCATGAAATAGCTACATTGagtcaaaatgaaaaacctAATGAAATGAGccacttttatttgtatgaaaCTTCTGCACAACACATGTTCTGACTTAGTATTTGAGTATCATCCATATAAAACTCttagaaaaaatgtttttgacttCTAGAAGTTATGTTAGAAGTGTATTGCTTGTCATAATTAAAACACTAAAAAGCTGTGAAATATGTTGTATTGTGGGAATAACACATTCTGAAGTTAATCTTTTAAGATAACGGTTATGCCCCTGGaaactatatatttttcatattttcagtgacttcCATACAAAGCTCAACGAATATGCGCTAGAAACTATTTGTGCTtacttgtttatatttattaataaatttGTAAcattagagaaaaaaaatcataaatgtgcatACATAATGTGATAGGACTATAAATATGAGTATCAATGTGTCAATTCTTTCTCTGTATTCCTGTTGCACAGTTTATACAATGCAGAATTAGTTTCCATGTCACTACTGTGCTATTCTTAACAGCAAAGACAGCACCTACTtgtggtaaaataaaaacattgtaaaGAGACCCCCACAAAAGTTGCTTTTATAATCGAAATACATCAGTACTTTTGAAAGACTGAGGTGAATAGCTGAATAACCTAGaggagtaaaaaaaattgtttgaatAATTGAACTGAACAGTCAGCGACAATACATCCGACACTCACCAAGCTAGATTTCAATAAACAATCAATTCCAGGccttcaatgtgttttttattttattttttttctgtagcaATGTAATGGGTTTCAATATAAGCGCTGCTTTCTGATCTGTTCCCTTAAAATGCACATGCACCTGAAATAGTCCTGTCTCCCTCCTGATCGACTAAAGACTCCCACAAAACCAGACTGAAGACGATAACTGTCCCACAACCGTCCATCAACATATAAAAACCAAGTATCCACACATGTAAGAGCACTGACAAACTTAaccatgttttattaatgtcgCCAGTGTGTTTTAAACGTGTATCTGTTTTTGCTTCAATGTagcattttcaaataaaaatttcctgatgagaattttttttctctgcgtGTTACCTGGGACGACAAGCACCATTTTTTAAGCCATCAATTTATAACAATGACAGAAAGAGCAACTTTCACACACTTACTCAACTGGAAGTGATTCGTGGCCCTTAGACGAGCTCAGTAAAATGAACACAGAATTTCTGACCACCTTTTCCAAGggtataaatagaaaaaataaacctGTATATGTAATCAAGCATTGGTTGAGTATCCAATATGGATATTAACAGAGAGATCATAATGCATATTTGTGATTGTAGGTTTTCCCACAGTTAATTTAAAGCTAATGACTCTTATCTGGAGCGTCTGAAGTAATGGTTGTTCAACCTGACAGAAGTTCTCCTCTTCTCTAAACTCTGAGATGAAGGATGGAACTCTCAGCTGCTGAATATGATCTTGTTGAGATTAACCTGTGTGTTTCCATAACATCCCTGTCAAGTAAGGATAATCCCTCAGAATGAATAATACATCTTCATTTTCAGTGCACCTCAATAGTCAATTAAAAAACACCAGCCTTGTCTTTTGTCACTTTGTGTGAAGCTGGATTTTCCCTCCTAATATGGCTTCCTCAGCTTTCTTGTGTTTCTGGACAGTGACCTGCAGCTGCCAATACTTGAGATACACCCACATGAGGCTTCCGTTCTTCCTCTTGTCATTGTTTAGCAGGTCAGCACAATGCTTGTCTCTCTTAAAAATGTCCATCAGGTCAGACTCTAGGTCTAGTTCTGCCCCGATGGGTTCTTTGACGACCCTCAGAAGCATGTTCTTCTCCATCTCCAGCCGCTGATCTCGAGGTTGGATGAGGGAACAGTAGGCATTCTGGCGTTCTAAAAGGTGACCCTCTAACTCCTTCAGGGTGGTTGTGGCTCTCTGGCACCAGTCCTGCTCTCGTTCCAGGGCATGATGCAGCACAGCTCCCGCAGCTCCGGACTTTACCAG
The DNA window shown above is from Platichthys flesus chromosome 11, fPlaFle2.1, whole genome shotgun sequence and carries:
- the zmp:0000000930 gene encoding telethonin codes for the protein MHCVSRGGCYLVNSHCDIHEDNQWRKESLQACWLSLIIETRPQYKLKLSETDNVRRESYKLQQVVHFMVQRGPSQTVMLGTLNGATKEHHLPVLHTGRDPGPARASSGCTVEQPATQEQVKDELNKQEVTDTTQVLRKPIRVNFRASSLMSSPRENSHRAQRRE
- the mrpl32 gene encoding 39S ribosomal protein L32, mitochondrial, whose protein sequence is MNLAALVNSLRCSLLRIESRLLQAAGFDPHLAPALAVNGPSFLPQLQPQEEQEQPSALQDSIMWMAAPKKRRTIEVNRTRRRADSNLLKVKTNIEPCSECGHLKQKHILCGVCYSKVCKETGRIRQQIQAMEGGPLRVPTMESVVLYEGETPSQQDKDKRIVERARKRPAWFSS
- the ccdc127a gene encoding coiled-coil domain-containing protein 127a, with the translated sequence MNNLNDPPRWNIQPEARGRGAGAGDGNQWNYALLVPMLGLAAFRWIWTRESQREIQKVRAQYDEDVSTMRDKMEARYRETLTERRRAAAKLELELEKEKQRVKGYKQAMISQSQQLMEERKQLQQEREALEEETQRLVKSGAAGAVLHHALEREQDWCQRATTTLKELEGHLLERQNAYCSLIQPRDQRLEMEKNMLLRVVKEPIGAELDLESDLMDIFKRDKHCADLLNNDKRKNGSLMWVYLKYWQLQVTVQKHKKAEEAILGGKIQLHTK